The following proteins are co-located in the Armatimonadota bacterium genome:
- a CDS encoding PEP-CTERM sorting domain-containing protein, with translation MRFVLALSLLATAGLAHASFELVMVADRGTQSVHRFDGNTGLYLGSFGGGYVQNPIGMCIDQATGRAFVVDAVSGDGSTNALARVWTFNYNTGEYLSSFSAPYSYVYPQIAFRNNVLYLGISGSIVDAYSTSGSILNSYQFNGASSPRGTAVDDNGKIWTVEGNKVYTYLPGSGTTAFTMASPVAASSVSGQRQIAISGSRMLAAGAISVSRINLSGLVAANPANPISTSTYATYTAINGVGFGHGDIGYYTGTVSAGQGRISRILYSEGLTLQTFGTGILNDPRSVAVVVAPEPSSFIALGLGALALLRRRKRA, from the coding sequence ATGCGATTTGTTCTTGCTCTGAGTTTGTTGGCGACTGCTGGATTGGCTCACGCCAGTTTTGAGCTCGTGATGGTTGCAGACCGCGGCACCCAATCCGTCCATCGCTTTGATGGGAATACAGGCCTGTATTTGGGTTCGTTTGGTGGCGGATATGTACAGAATCCAATCGGAATGTGCATCGACCAAGCTACGGGTCGCGCGTTTGTTGTCGACGCGGTATCTGGAGACGGATCGACGAATGCTCTTGCCCGTGTTTGGACTTTCAACTACAATACAGGCGAATATCTGAGCAGTTTTTCAGCTCCATATTCCTACGTCTATCCTCAAATCGCTTTTCGCAACAACGTTTTGTACCTAGGGATTTCAGGTTCCATTGTAGACGCTTACAGCACTTCTGGCTCGATCTTGAACAGCTATCAATTCAATGGTGCTAGCTCCCCAAGAGGAACAGCTGTAGATGACAATGGGAAGATCTGGACTGTTGAGGGAAACAAGGTCTACACCTACTTGCCTGGATCAGGCACGACCGCTTTCACTATGGCGAGTCCGGTCGCAGCATCTTCAGTAAGTGGTCAGCGCCAAATTGCAATTTCAGGTTCGAGGATGCTGGCTGCCGGAGCGATTTCTGTTTCACGCATCAATCTGAGCGGACTGGTCGCTGCTAATCCTGCGAATCCGATTTCGACCTCTACCTACGCAACCTACACTGCCATTAATGGCGTTGGTTTTGGACACGGCGACATCGGTTACTACACGGGCACGGTATCTGCTGGACAAGGCAGAATATCGCGAATCCTCTATAGTGAAGGGCTGACTTTGCAGACCTTTGGCACAGGGATTCTGAATGACCCGCGCTCGGTCGCAGTGGTTGTCGCTCCTGAACCCAGTTCTTTCATTGCTCTTGGTCTAGGTGCGCTGGCACTTCTTCGACGCCGCAAGCGCGCCTAA